From a single Micromonospora carbonacea genomic region:
- a CDS encoding tetratricopeptide repeat protein: protein MAVHLSSHQPRLRLIGGALFVAAVVAAALALDATVVATVTTVLGAVAGVLGVWLPLRQRTPQAEGVAAGPPRRSVTAPTGDAPRVLHGRETELARLRSALARPGGRFRVLAGLGGVGKSALALALHEHAAARRGRSAWWISARTPETFADGIVHVAETLGATPADADELRAGTARARDLWWELLSRARRGWLLVIDDADELRVLGALDGTGWLRPSGQGLVLVTSRVGSPHPWGRAAEVIRLGPLAEGPAAQMLLDLTGGGSEAAARRLARRLGGLPLALKVAGSDIGWEFSRWESLADYESALDAGDVTGLLHVDRGVGGPPDPRQVPATTFEISLASLTGEGLPHATPLLRLLSCYAPNLPIPVDLLACEAVDALLGGPADEAGRQRHLHTALRGLAQLSLVAEGHLERHGTRIRTASLHPLVSEASRSRAAGAPHQAAVEAVVAALAPLRSDDSRTWPLAAIVSPHVRQLLDTSLAYLDDEHLTALLDVAARLVAAAAWSGAADASGQLASHALARTTPLDEDHPARLNLRAELAWATGRNGDWDTARTMLASVLRTWESQADPPPLPVLDVRHKLAWSIGRTGDWESTRARLTAVGEARRRLLGADHPDTLHTRCCLAWAMWRTGSPAEAEAEYRSVIADRRAVLGDDHVEVLDAYHSLAEGYVLDNRHEEAEAVLRTVVAARARLLGPDHPETLDNCPRYWLGRALQGQGRHAEATDLLERLLREQTRWFGVDHPATAATRACLTGRPGTTGTDTTDAR, encoded by the coding sequence GTGGCAGTCCACCTCAGCTCCCACCAGCCCCGACTCCGGCTGATCGGTGGCGCGCTCTTCGTGGCCGCTGTCGTTGCCGCCGCCCTCGCCCTGGATGCCACGGTCGTCGCGACGGTCACGACAGTGCTGGGCGCGGTGGCCGGCGTGCTCGGTGTCTGGCTCCCGCTGCGCCAGCGGACGCCGCAGGCCGAAGGGGTCGCGGCGGGCCCGCCGCGCCGATCGGTGACCGCGCCGACCGGTGATGCGCCCCGGGTGCTGCACGGACGCGAGACCGAGCTGGCCCGGCTGCGGTCGGCGCTGGCCCGTCCGGGAGGACGGTTCCGGGTGCTGGCCGGCCTCGGCGGGGTCGGGAAGTCCGCCCTGGCGCTGGCCCTGCACGAGCACGCGGCCGCCCGGCGCGGCCGCAGCGCCTGGTGGATCTCGGCGCGCACGCCGGAGACGTTCGCCGACGGGATCGTCCACGTCGCGGAGACCCTCGGCGCCACCCCTGCCGACGCCGACGAACTCCGGGCGGGCACCGCGCGCGCCCGGGACCTCTGGTGGGAGCTGCTGTCCCGGGCGCGTCGCGGCTGGCTGCTGGTCATCGACGACGCCGACGAACTGCGGGTGCTCGGCGCACTGGACGGCACGGGCTGGCTCCGGCCGAGCGGACAGGGGCTGGTCCTGGTCACCAGCCGGGTCGGTAGCCCGCACCCGTGGGGACGCGCCGCCGAGGTGATCCGGCTCGGGCCGCTCGCCGAGGGACCGGCCGCGCAGATGCTGCTGGACCTGACCGGCGGCGGCAGCGAGGCGGCGGCGCGCCGCCTCGCGCGCCGCCTCGGCGGCCTGCCGCTGGCGCTCAAGGTCGCCGGCAGCGACATCGGCTGGGAGTTCTCCCGATGGGAGTCGCTCGCGGATTACGAGAGCGCGCTCGACGCAGGGGACGTGACCGGCCTGCTCCACGTGGACCGGGGCGTCGGCGGGCCCCCGGATCCGCGCCAGGTCCCGGCAACGACCTTCGAGATCTCCCTGGCCAGTCTCACCGGGGAGGGCCTGCCGCACGCGACGCCGCTGCTCCGGCTGCTGTCCTGCTACGCCCCGAACCTGCCGATCCCGGTCGACCTCCTCGCCTGCGAGGCGGTCGACGCGCTGCTCGGCGGCCCCGCCGACGAAGCCGGCCGCCAGCGGCACCTGCACACCGCGCTCCGCGGGCTGGCGCAGTTGAGCCTCGTCGCCGAAGGACACCTGGAGCGGCACGGGACGCGGATCCGGACGGCGTCGCTGCATCCGCTGGTCAGCGAGGCCAGCCGCAGCCGGGCCGCCGGCGCACCGCACCAGGCGGCCGTGGAAGCGGTCGTCGCGGCACTCGCTCCGCTGCGCTCCGACGACAGCCGCACCTGGCCACTGGCCGCCATCGTCAGCCCGCACGTCCGGCAGCTCCTCGACACGAGCCTGGCCTACCTCGACGACGAGCACCTCACCGCGCTGCTCGACGTCGCAGCCCGGCTGGTGGCCGCCGCGGCGTGGAGCGGCGCGGCCGACGCCAGCGGACAACTCGCCTCCCATGCGCTCGCCCGCACCACCCCCCTCGACGAGGACCACCCCGCGCGCCTGAACCTCCGCGCGGAGCTGGCCTGGGCGACCGGCCGCAACGGCGACTGGGACACCGCCCGCACCATGCTGGCCTCGGTGCTGCGGACCTGGGAGAGCCAGGCGGACCCGCCGCCGCTGCCCGTGCTGGACGTGCGCCACAAGCTCGCCTGGTCGATCGGCAGGACCGGGGACTGGGAGTCGACACGAGCCCGACTGACCGCGGTCGGCGAAGCACGTCGACGCCTGCTGGGGGCCGACCATCCGGACACGCTGCACACCCGGTGCTGCCTCGCCTGGGCGATGTGGCGCACCGGATCCCCCGCCGAGGCCGAGGCCGAGTACCGGAGCGTGATCGCGGACCGCCGGGCGGTGCTCGGCGACGACCACGTGGAGGTCCTCGACGCCTACCATTCACTCGCCGAGGGCTACGTGCTCGACAACCGCCACGAGGAGGCCGAGGCGGTGCTGCGCACGGTCGTCGCCGCTCGTGCCCGCCTGCTGGGCCCCGACCACCCGGAGACCCTCGACAACTGCCCCCGCTACTGGCTCGGCCGCGCCCTGCAGGGCCAGGGACGCCACGCCGAGGCCACCGACCTCCTCGAACGGCTGCTCAGGGAGCAGACCAGGTGGTTCGGCGTCGACCATCCGGCGACGGCGGCCACCCGGGCGTGTCTGACCGGCCGCCCCGGGACGACCGGCACGGACACCACCGACGCCCGGTGA
- a CDS encoding vWA domain-containing protein — translation MAETAGRVLPVYLVADESASMTPVVDELNAGLQSLHDALLREPLAAAKVRFSIVGFSEDVIVHSALSDLRNETALPQLSVRAGTAYGVAFGLLIDRIPADVRALKREGFAVHRPAVFFLSDGQPTDPGEWEPVYAELVDRERNPTAPNIIACGIGEARAETILHVATRPEFAFVATPGVEVGFAIAEFCTALTRSVIRSGQAVGGDTAELVVERPDSFRMAVDVV, via the coding sequence ATGGCGGAGACTGCCGGGCGGGTGCTGCCGGTCTATCTGGTGGCGGACGAGTCCGCCTCCATGACTCCGGTCGTGGACGAGCTGAACGCGGGGCTCCAATCGCTCCACGACGCACTGCTGCGCGAGCCCCTCGCGGCGGCCAAGGTCCGCTTCTCGATCGTCGGCTTCTCCGAGGACGTGATCGTCCATTCGGCGCTGTCCGACCTGCGCAACGAGACGGCGCTGCCGCAGCTGTCGGTGCGGGCCGGGACCGCCTACGGCGTCGCGTTCGGCCTGCTGATCGATCGGATCCCGGCCGATGTGCGGGCCCTCAAGCGGGAGGGCTTCGCGGTGCACCGGCCGGCGGTGTTCTTCCTCAGCGACGGGCAACCGACCGATCCGGGCGAGTGGGAGCCGGTCTATGCCGAGTTGGTCGACCGGGAACGCAACCCGACCGCGCCGAACATCATCGCGTGCGGCATCGGCGAGGCGCGCGCCGAGACGATCCTGCACGTGGCGACCCGGCCGGAGTTCGCGTTCGTGGCCACGCCGGGCGTGGAGGTGGGCTTCGCGATCGCCGAGTTCTGCACCGCCCTGACCCGCAGCGTCATCCGGTCGGGGCAGGCCGTCGGCGGTGACACGGCGGAGCTGGTCGTGGAGCGGCCGGACAGCTTCCGGATGGCCGTGGACGTGGTGTGA
- a CDS encoding ArsR/SmtB family transcription factor: MQTLTQGQALARFGHALSDPVRARLLLALREGPGYPAELADALGTSRQNLSNHLACLRGCGLVVAVPEGRRNRYELADPRLAHALSDLLGLVVAVDPAVCPAADRDGCC; this comes from the coding sequence GTGCAGACGTTGACTCAGGGGCAGGCCCTCGCCCGCTTCGGCCACGCCCTGTCCGACCCGGTCCGCGCCCGGCTCCTGCTCGCCCTGCGCGAAGGCCCCGGCTACCCGGCCGAACTCGCCGACGCCCTCGGCACCAGCCGGCAGAACCTGTCGAACCACCTGGCCTGCCTGCGCGGCTGCGGCCTCGTCGTCGCCGTGCCCGAGGGCCGCCGCAACCGCTACGAGCTCGCCGACCCCCGGCTCGCCCACGCCCTGAGCGACCTGCTCGGCCTCGTCGTCGCCGTGGACCCCGCCGTCTGCCCCGCCGCGGACCGGGACGGGTGCTGCTGA
- a CDS encoding AfsR/SARP family transcriptional regulator: MRYEILGPVRITAGKETPSVGTHKVEVLLRTLLIRNGHILSLDQLATELWGDRPPIRARASIHVYVSQLRKVLNRFSRNNCVITTRAPGYMLELGGDELDLELFVALAEKARLQRSVHRHDLAVETLTEALRYWREPVQASSYKGPIIREFANWAEELRVECTEMLARSLLASDQSSQAVRILYGLIAEFPLREKLYAFLMEALSQSGRRADALEVYQTARRQIREELGLEPCRFLRETQEIILRGNLDELSFRHARHEQRVQPYAV, from the coding sequence TTGAGATACGAGATTCTTGGTCCCGTTCGCATCACGGCCGGCAAGGAAACGCCATCGGTGGGGACGCACAAGGTGGAGGTGCTGCTGCGGACGCTCCTGATCCGCAACGGACACATTCTGTCTCTCGATCAGCTAGCCACGGAACTGTGGGGTGACCGGCCTCCCATCCGAGCCCGGGCCTCCATCCACGTGTACGTGTCCCAGCTCCGCAAGGTGCTCAACAGGTTCTCGCGCAACAACTGCGTCATAACGACGCGGGCCCCCGGCTACATGCTGGAGCTCGGCGGCGACGAACTCGACCTCGAACTGTTCGTGGCCCTGGCCGAGAAGGCGCGCCTACAGCGCTCGGTCCACCGGCACGACCTGGCCGTCGAGACCCTGACCGAGGCGCTGCGGTACTGGCGGGAGCCGGTCCAGGCCTCCTCCTACAAAGGGCCGATCATCCGGGAGTTCGCCAACTGGGCCGAGGAACTGCGGGTCGAGTGCACCGAAATGCTGGCCCGCTCGCTGCTCGCCTCGGACCAGAGCAGCCAGGCCGTGCGGATACTGTACGGACTGATCGCCGAGTTCCCGCTCCGGGAGAAGCTCTACGCGTTCCTCATGGAGGCGCTCAGCCAGTCCGGTCGCCGCGCCGACGCCCTGGAGGTGTACCAGACGGCGCGACGGCAGATCCGCGAGGAGCTCGGCCTGGAACCGTGCCGATTTCTCCGGGAAACACAGGAGATCATCCTCAGGGGCAATCTCGACGAGCTGAGCTTCAGGCACGCTCGCCACGAGCAACGCGTTCAGCCCTACGCCGTCTGA
- a CDS encoding cation transporter: MAATALPTTPPSTARRAVLTRRIRLFVAATVTYNVVEAIIAITAGARASSTALIGFGLDSVIEVSSAAAVAWQFSGVDPERRERAALRVIAVSFYALAAYVTVESVHALIDGDQAGHSTVGLALAAVSLAVMPLLSAAQRRAGRELGSASAVADSRQTLLCTYLSAVLLAGLAVNSLFGWWWADPAAALVIAAVAVKEGRDAWRGDTCCAPTTAPATSPATATDDCCCG, encoded by the coding sequence ATGGCCGCCACCGCCCTGCCCACCACCCCCCCGTCGACCGCCCGGCGGGCAGTCCTCACCCGCCGGATCCGGCTGTTCGTCGCCGCGACCGTCACCTACAACGTGGTCGAGGCGATCATCGCGATCACCGCCGGCGCCCGCGCGTCCTCCACCGCCCTGATCGGCTTCGGCCTCGACTCCGTCATCGAGGTGTCGTCGGCCGCCGCCGTGGCCTGGCAGTTCTCCGGCGTCGACCCCGAACGCCGCGAACGCGCCGCCCTGCGCGTCATCGCGGTCTCGTTCTACGCCCTCGCCGCCTACGTCACCGTCGAATCCGTCCACGCTCTGATCGACGGCGACCAAGCCGGGCACTCCACCGTCGGCCTCGCCCTCGCCGCGGTCTCCCTCGCGGTCATGCCGCTGCTCTCCGCCGCCCAACGACGCGCCGGCCGCGAACTCGGCTCCGCCTCCGCCGTCGCCGACTCCAGACAGACCCTGCTGTGCACCTACCTGTCCGCCGTCCTGCTGGCCGGGCTCGCGGTGAACTCGCTGTTCGGCTGGTGGTGGGCCGACCCCGCCGCCGCCCTCGTCATCGCCGCCGTGGCGGTCAAGGAAGGCAGGGACGCCTGGCGCGGCGACACCTGCTGCGCCCCGACCACCGCGCCGGCCACGTCACCCGCCACCGCCACCGACGACTGCTGCTGCGGCTGA
- a CDS encoding M23 family metallopeptidase translates to MILNEEPRPDPHGVSPGELRPEELAGVAYLRGLSRRGFITGAALAASGVSAAFALLPGSARAAGSYQRPCGNVRISSSWQDHRNRTPPSGEPGTDYAVGTGTPVVAAANGTIRYVKTDTSTATGRVVGMAHDDGNYTRHLHLSAVAVSTGQRVSRGQTIAYSGASANGSDQGVGPHVHTSLWLNTGSPTNFGATADFESYVGDVATPNPPDQEVDEVFIANVRGSWYLVVPQGTGKPRAVVLGGDSNAAASGLPVLNFSWDPSINALRAAVDGIG, encoded by the coding sequence ATGATCCTCAACGAGGAGCCTCGCCCCGACCCGCACGGTGTCAGCCCCGGCGAGCTGCGGCCGGAGGAGCTCGCCGGCGTCGCCTACCTGCGCGGGCTGTCCAGGCGGGGGTTCATCACCGGGGCCGCGTTGGCGGCGTCCGGGGTGTCGGCCGCCTTCGCCCTGCTGCCCGGCTCCGCCCGGGCCGCCGGCAGCTATCAGCGGCCGTGCGGGAACGTCCGCATCTCGAGCTCCTGGCAGGACCACCGCAACCGGACGCCGCCCTCGGGCGAGCCGGGCACCGACTACGCGGTCGGCACTGGCACGCCCGTCGTGGCTGCGGCGAACGGCACGATCCGTTACGTGAAGACCGACACCTCGACCGCGACCGGGCGTGTCGTGGGGATGGCCCACGACGACGGCAACTACACCCGGCACCTGCACCTGTCGGCGGTCGCCGTCTCGACCGGTCAACGCGTGTCGCGCGGGCAGACGATCGCCTACTCCGGCGCCTCGGCGAACGGCAGCGACCAGGGTGTCGGGCCGCACGTGCACACGAGCCTCTGGCTGAACACCGGAAGTCCGACGAACTTCGGCGCGACGGCGGACTTCGAGAGCTACGTCGGAGACGTCGCCACCCCCAACCCACCCGACCAGGAGGTAGACGAAGTGTTCATCGCCAACGTACGGGGCAGCTGGTATCTCGTGGTCCCCCAGGGCACCGGCAAGCCGCGCGCGGTGGTCCTCGGCGGCGACAGCAATGCCGCCGCATCCGGCCTGCCCGTCCTGAACTTCAGCTGGGACCCGTCGATCAATGCGCTCCGGGCGGCCGTCGACGGCATCGGTTGA
- a CDS encoding nuclear transport factor 2 family protein, translated as MDRKHVGDWLAAYEQAWRTPGTDTLVTIFTEDASYQQGPYWTPVVGLPAIARMWEEQRTGPDEVFQMTWEIVAVDGDTAVSRHEVRYGDPVEQEYRDLWVVRFADDGRCRSFEEWPFWPGQQPADPPQGS; from the coding sequence ATGGACAGGAAGCACGTCGGCGACTGGCTCGCCGCCTACGAGCAGGCGTGGCGCACACCGGGAACGGACACGCTGGTCACGATCTTCACGGAGGACGCGAGCTATCAGCAGGGGCCGTACTGGACGCCCGTCGTGGGTCTGCCCGCCATCGCCCGCATGTGGGAGGAACAGCGCACGGGGCCCGACGAGGTCTTCCAGATGACCTGGGAGATCGTCGCGGTCGACGGCGACACGGCGGTGTCACGTCACGAGGTCCGCTACGGCGATCCGGTCGAGCAGGAGTACCGCGACCTGTGGGTCGTGCGATTCGCCGACGACGGTCGGTGCCGGTCGTTCGAGGAGTGGCCGTTCTGGCCGGGGCAGCAGCCGGCCGACCCCCCGCAGGGATCGTGA
- a CDS encoding protein phosphatase 2C domain-containing protein, with amino-acid sequence MTFDWAPPQIGSPGPESPARAPQTQPYRSDTVIDGWATAGFEVRAASVRGPGHRASGVPRQDDFALATAAGSVIAVVADGVSNAPLSHLGATMVCRTVVDYLLRADAAVDWHDLLRCAGWALVEYAGRQLGEPDPQRAEALLASTVVVALVRPDDAGRAVAQLVRVGDSAAWRLRDGTWEPLFAALSDPQDELLPDGVAALPRVPAEVHPVQVTIAEGDVLVLATDGFAEPLGDGTGDLGRLFGDGLATPPPMTRLAWMLDFAGGSSDDDRTVLAVWPVSPGRP; translated from the coding sequence GTGACCTTCGACTGGGCGCCTCCGCAGATCGGGTCACCGGGCCCGGAGTCGCCGGCCCGCGCCCCGCAGACGCAGCCGTACCGGTCGGACACGGTGATCGACGGCTGGGCGACGGCCGGTTTCGAGGTGCGCGCGGCGTCGGTGCGCGGGCCCGGCCACCGGGCGTCCGGCGTGCCCCGGCAGGACGACTTCGCGCTGGCCACGGCGGCCGGCTCGGTGATCGCGGTGGTGGCCGACGGGGTCTCCAACGCCCCGCTGTCCCACCTGGGCGCCACCATGGTGTGCCGGACGGTCGTCGACTATCTGCTGCGCGCCGACGCCGCCGTCGACTGGCACGACCTGCTGCGGTGCGCGGGATGGGCGCTCGTGGAGTACGCCGGCCGGCAGCTGGGCGAACCCGATCCGCAGCGGGCCGAGGCGCTGCTGGCCAGCACCGTGGTCGTCGCCCTCGTCCGGCCGGACGACGCCGGTCGGGCCGTCGCCCAGCTGGTCCGGGTCGGCGACTCGGCCGCCTGGCGGTTGCGCGACGGCACGTGGGAGCCGCTGTTCGCCGCGCTGTCCGACCCGCAGGACGAGCTGCTCCCCGACGGCGTCGCCGCGCTGCCCCGGGTGCCCGCCGAGGTCCACCCGGTGCAGGTGACGATCGCCGAGGGCGACGTGCTGGTGCTGGCCACCGACGGCTTCGCCGAGCCGCTCGGCGACGGCACCGGGGACCTCGGGCGGCTGTTCGGCGACGGGCTGGCCACGCCACCTCCGATGACCCGGCTCGCCTGGATGCTCGACTTCGCCGGGGGGTCGTCGGACGACGATCGCACCGTGCTGGCCGTCTGGCCGGTGTCGCCCGGTCGGCCATGA
- the dnaE gene encoding DNA polymerase III subunit alpha encodes MGDSFAHLHVHTEYSMLDGAARLKDLFAEANRLGMPAVAMTDHGNMHGANDFYKQAMAAGITPILGVEAYVAPESRYHKARVKWGRPEQKSDDVSGNGAITHMTMWAANKTGLHNLFTLNSRASMEGHYVKWPRMDMELIAEHAEGIMATTGCPSGAVQTRLRLGQFDEAIKVASAYQDIFGKDNYFLELMDHGLSIERRVRDGLTEIGKKLGIPPVVTNDSHYTHEAQAEAHDVLLCVQTGSNIADPNRFRFEGGGYFIKSADQMRAVDSSDLWLQGCRNTLLVAEKVDPAGMFEFHNLMPRFPIPDGETEESWFRKETFRGLARRFPGGVPEGHVVQAEYELGVIIQMGFPSYFLVVADFIQWAKSQGIAVGPGRGSAAGSLVAYALGITDLDPIPHGLIFERFLNPERVSMPDVDIDFDERRRGEVIKYVTDKWGEDKVAQIATFGTIKAKAAIKDSARVLGYPYAVGDRITKAMPPAVMGKDIPLSGIFDPKHPRYAEAGEIRGLYESDPDVKKVIDTAKGIEGLIRQTGVHAAGVIMSAEPIIEHIPLMRRDSDGVIITQFDYPTCESLGLLKMDFLGLRNLTIIDDAVKNIQLNHGKDLDLLGLDLDDKAAYELLARGDTLGVFQLDGGPMRSLLRLMKPDNFEDISAVLALYRPGPMGVDSHTNYALRKNGLQEITPIHPELEEPLREILAPTHGLIVYQEQVQRAAQILAGYTLGQADLLRRAMGKKKKEILDKEFVPFRDGCRERGYSDEAIQAVWDVLVPFAGYAFNKAHSAAYGLVSYWTAYLKAHYPAEYMAALLTSVGDDKDKMALYLSECRRMGIQVLPPDVNTSAGPFTPVGKDIRFGLAAIRNVGANVVTSIMRCRQEKGEYADFYDFLAKVDAVVCNKKTIESLIKAGAFDVMQHSRKGLLAVHADAIDAYADVKRKEAVGQYDLFGAGFGDAETAGGNTTVMPTIGEAEWDKRDKLAFEREMLGLYVSDHPLFGLEHVLGAAADCTIAALSEEGTVPDGAVVTLAGILSGVQRRVTKQGRAWASATLEDLAGGVEALFFPNTYEVIGQYIAEDAIVVVKGRVDRRDDTPRIMAMDMQLPDVTSNPGSKPVTLTIPVHRCTPPLVERLKETLVLHPGDTEVHVKLLNGGKTTTLRLGPFRVAATTALMGDLKSVLGPANVS; translated from the coding sequence ATGGGCGATTCGTTCGCGCATCTGCACGTGCACACCGAGTACTCGATGCTCGACGGTGCGGCCCGGCTGAAGGACCTCTTCGCCGAGGCCAACCGGCTCGGCATGCCGGCGGTCGCGATGACCGACCACGGCAACATGCACGGCGCGAACGACTTCTACAAGCAGGCCATGGCCGCCGGGATCACCCCGATCCTGGGCGTCGAGGCGTACGTGGCGCCGGAGTCGCGCTACCACAAGGCGCGGGTGAAGTGGGGCCGGCCGGAGCAGAAGAGCGACGACGTCTCCGGTAACGGCGCGATCACCCACATGACGATGTGGGCGGCGAACAAGACCGGGCTGCACAACCTGTTCACCCTCAACTCGCGCGCCTCCATGGAGGGCCACTACGTCAAGTGGCCCCGGATGGACATGGAGCTGATCGCCGAGCACGCCGAGGGGATCATGGCCACCACCGGGTGCCCCTCGGGCGCGGTGCAGACCCGGCTGCGGCTGGGCCAGTTCGACGAGGCGATCAAGGTCGCCTCCGCGTACCAGGACATCTTCGGCAAGGACAACTACTTCCTGGAGCTGATGGACCACGGCCTCTCCATCGAGCGCCGGGTCCGCGACGGGCTCACCGAGATCGGCAAGAAGCTCGGCATCCCGCCGGTGGTGACCAACGACTCGCACTACACGCACGAGGCACAGGCCGAGGCGCACGACGTCCTGCTGTGCGTGCAGACCGGCAGCAACATCGCCGACCCCAACCGGTTCCGCTTCGAGGGCGGCGGCTACTTCATCAAGTCCGCCGACCAGATGCGCGCCGTCGACTCCTCCGACCTGTGGCTCCAGGGCTGCCGCAACACGCTGCTGGTGGCGGAGAAGGTCGACCCGGCGGGGATGTTCGAGTTCCACAACCTGATGCCGCGGTTCCCGATCCCCGACGGGGAGACGGAGGAGTCGTGGTTCCGCAAGGAGACGTTCAGGGGCCTGGCCCGGCGGTTCCCGGGCGGGGTCCCCGAGGGCCACGTGGTGCAGGCGGAGTACGAGCTGGGCGTCATCATCCAGATGGGCTTCCCGTCGTACTTCCTCGTGGTCGCCGACTTCATCCAGTGGGCCAAGAGCCAGGGCATCGCGGTGGGCCCGGGCCGTGGCTCGGCCGCCGGCTCCCTGGTGGCGTACGCGTTGGGGATCACGGACCTGGACCCGATCCCGCACGGGCTGATCTTCGAGCGGTTCCTCAACCCCGAGCGGGTCTCGATGCCGGATGTCGACATCGACTTCGACGAGCGTCGGCGCGGTGAGGTCATCAAGTACGTCACCGACAAGTGGGGCGAGGACAAGGTCGCGCAGATCGCCACCTTCGGCACGATCAAGGCGAAGGCCGCGATCAAGGACTCGGCGCGGGTGCTGGGCTACCCGTACGCGGTGGGGGACCGGATCACCAAGGCGATGCCGCCGGCGGTGATGGGCAAGGACATCCCGCTGTCGGGCATCTTCGACCCGAAGCACCCGCGCTACGCGGAGGCGGGGGAGATCCGGGGCCTGTACGAGTCGGACCCGGACGTGAAGAAGGTCATCGACACGGCGAAGGGCATCGAGGGGCTGATCCGGCAGACCGGCGTGCACGCCGCCGGGGTGATCATGTCGGCGGAGCCGATCATCGAGCACATCCCGCTGATGCGGCGCGACTCCGACGGGGTGATCATCACCCAGTTCGACTACCCGACGTGCGAGTCGCTCGGGCTGTTGAAGATGGACTTCCTCGGCCTGCGCAACCTCACGATCATCGACGACGCGGTTAAGAACATCCAGCTCAACCACGGCAAGGACCTGGACCTGCTGGGCCTGGACCTGGACGACAAGGCCGCCTACGAGCTGCTGGCGCGCGGCGACACGCTCGGGGTGTTCCAGCTCGACGGCGGGCCGATGCGGTCGCTGCTGCGGCTGATGAAGCCGGACAACTTCGAGGACATCTCCGCCGTCCTCGCGCTGTACCGGCCGGGCCCGATGGGCGTGGACTCGCACACCAACTACGCGCTGCGCAAGAACGGCCTCCAGGAGATCACGCCGATCCACCCGGAGCTGGAGGAGCCGCTGCGGGAGATCCTCGCCCCCACCCACGGCCTGATCGTCTACCAGGAGCAGGTGCAGCGGGCCGCGCAGATCCTCGCCGGCTACACCCTGGGCCAGGCCGACCTGCTGCGGCGGGCGATGGGCAAGAAGAAGAAGGAGATCCTCGACAAGGAGTTCGTGCCGTTCCGGGACGGCTGCCGCGAGCGCGGCTACTCCGACGAGGCGATCCAGGCCGTGTGGGACGTCCTCGTGCCGTTCGCCGGGTACGCGTTCAACAAGGCGCACTCGGCGGCGTACGGGCTGGTGTCGTACTGGACGGCGTACCTGAAGGCGCACTACCCGGCCGAGTACATGGCGGCGCTGCTGACCTCCGTCGGCGACGACAAGGACAAGATGGCGCTGTACCTGTCGGAGTGCCGGCGGATGGGCATCCAGGTCCTCCCGCCCGACGTGAACACCTCCGCCGGGCCGTTCACCCCGGTCGGCAAGGACATCCGGTTCGGCCTCGCGGCCATCCGCAACGTCGGGGCGAACGTGGTGACCTCGATCATGCGGTGCCGCCAGGAGAAGGGCGAGTACGCCGACTTCTACGACTTCCTGGCCAAGGTCGACGCGGTGGTCTGCAACAAGAAGACCATCGAATCGCTGATCAAGGCCGGCGCGTTCGACGTCATGCAGCACAGCCGCAAGGGGCTGCTCGCCGTGCACGCCGACGCCATCGACGCGTACGCCGACGTCAAGCGCAAGGAGGCCGTCGGCCAGTACGACCTGTTCGGCGCCGGCTTCGGCGACGCCGAGACCGCCGGCGGCAACACCACCGTCATGCCGACCATCGGCGAGGCCGAGTGGGACAAGCGCGACAAGCTCGCCTTCGAACGCGAGATGCTCGGGCTCTACGTCTCCGACCACCCCCTGTTCGGCCTCGAACACGTCCTCGGCGCGGCGGCCGACTGCACCATCGCCGCCCTCTCCGAGGAGGGCACCGTCCCCGACGGCGCGGTGGTCACCCTCGCCGGCATCCTCTCCGGCGTGCAGCGCCGCGTCACCAAGCAGGGCCGGGCGTGGGCGTCGGCCACCCTGGAGGACCTGGCCGGCGGCGTGGAGGCCCTGTTCTTCCCCAACACCTACGAGGTGATCGGCCAGTACATCGCCGAGGACGCCATCGTCGTGGTCAAGGGCCGGGTCGACCGCCGCGACGACACCCCCCGCATCATGGCGATGGACATGCAACTGCCCGACGTCACCAGCAACCCGGGCAGCAAGCCCGTCACCCTCACCATCCCCGTGCACCGCTGCACCCCGCCCCTGGTCGAACGCCTCAAGGAGACCCTCGTCCTGCACCCCGGCGACACCGAGGTCCACGTCAAGCTCCTCAACGGCGGCAAGACCACCACCCTGCGCCTCGGCCCCTTCCGGGTCGCCGCCACCACCGCCCTGATGGGTGACCTCAAGAGCGTCCTCGGCCCGGCCAACGTGAGCTGA